ATGGCATGACCATGGGTGCGGTGGACAAGGTGCGCGATATGGGAGCGGATTTGATCGTGACAGTGGATACCGGCAGTTTGTGCCATGTGGAAATTGCCTATGCCACTAGTTTAGGTATTGATACGGTGGTGACGGATCATCACAATGTCGCTGAGACTCCGCCACCGAGTATTGCGGCAGTTAATCCGAAGTTTTCGGGTCATACATACCCATTCCGCGATTTGTGCGGTGCGGGCGTGGCGTTTAAGTTGGTGCAGGCGCTGCAGACAGAACTAGATGGGTTACCTGACGGCTATGAAAAATGGCTGCTCGATTTGGTGGCGTTGGGGACGGTTTGTGACATTGTGACGTTGGCTGATGAAAATAGGGCAAATGTGTATTGGGGCTTGGAGGTGTTGAAAAAACAACAACGTCCAGGACTGAAAGCGTTGATGGCGGTGGCGGGTATTGAACCAGAGCAGGTTAATGCCCGGCATCTGGGATTTGGTTTGGGGCCGCGGATGAATGCGGCTGGGCGCTTGGAAACAGCGCAGTACGCGCTGGATATGCTGACGGCGCGTGATGGGCTGGCGGCGCTAGAGGCAAGCGAGAAGTTGGAGGAGTTGAACGTTAAGCGGCGTGGCATTCAGGACGCGATTTTTGAGGAAGCGTGCGTACAAGCCGAGCAGTTGGCTGATGATCGGGTGTTGGTGGTCAGTAGTGATGGCTGGAATCACGGCGTTATCGGCATCGTGGCGTCAAAACTGGTGGAAAAATATAAAAAGCCGGTGTTTATCATTGGCGAGCGCGGCGAGGAAGCAACGGGTTCGGCGCGCAGTTTTGGTGATTTTTCAGCGGCAGATGCCGTGCGGGCAGCGGATGACATTATCATCAAAGGCGGCGGGCACGGAGCGGCGGCAGGTGTGACACTGGAGACTGAGAGAATTAACGATTTTCGTCGTCGTGTGAATGAGTTTTATGATTCGCTGCAGCTGACAAACCAAGAGCGATATTTATTGCCACGAGCTGATGTAGAAATTGATGATTTTTCGGAAATTAATGAGGAATTGGTGGCAAATCTGGCGAAAATGGAGCCATTTGGCAATGGTAATCCCGAACCAGTGCTAAAAATTACCAGGGCATCAGTTTTGAGCATGCGACGAATGGGCGCGGACGGGCAACACGTTAAATTAGCGCTGCGTGATAAAAATGGTAAAGTGTTGCAGATGCT
The window above is part of the Candidatus Saccharibacteria bacterium oral taxon 488 genome. Proteins encoded here:
- the recJ gene encoding single-stranded-DNA-specific exonuclease RecJ, with amino-acid sequence MTLFEQILTARGLTTRAARQAFLQPDYMAVKHDPFLLPDMKKAVARLKQAREQGEKIVIYGDYDIDGLSATALLLDAFGKFGFEDVDAFIPNRFVEGYGMTMGAVDKVRDMGADLIVTVDTGSLCHVEIAYATSLGIDTVVTDHHNVAETPPPSIAAVNPKFSGHTYPFRDLCGAGVAFKLVQALQTELDGLPDGYEKWLLDLVALGTVCDIVTLADENRANVYWGLEVLKKQQRPGLKALMAVAGIEPEQVNARHLGFGLGPRMNAAGRLETAQYALDMLTARDGLAALEASEKLEELNVKRRGIQDAIFEEACVQAEQLADDRVLVVSSDGWNHGVIGIVASKLVEKYKKPVFIIGERGEEATGSARSFGDFSAADAVRAADDIIIKGGGHGAAAGVTLETERINDFRRRVNEFYDSLQLTNQERYLLPRADVEIDDFSEINEELVANLAKMEPFGNGNPEPVLKITRASVLSMRRMGADGQHVKLALRDKNGKVLQMLAFNAPEEFFREPGDEVAAWFQSTVNEWQGVRTVEGRLVHVALFD